AGCAGGCATCACACGCATCAACCGCACGGGATTTCTATGATTCAAACAAGTGAATAAGTATAATTTTCGTCATATTTTTTACCCTGCTTGGCTAAAGAAAAAATAAGCCTGACCAGCTTGTTCTTCATGGCATTAAAAACGGTGAACTTGTTTTTGCCTTCTTTGAGTTTTCGTTCATAGTAAGCCTTAAAATGAGTGTTATATCTCATGGCTGACATGACACAATTAGATAAGGTGGATTTTATTCCTTTGTGAGCTTTTTTGCTGACTTTGGGCTTTGAGTGTAAACTGCTGCCAGAGCTATTTTCAAAAGGTACAACCCCGGCATGGCAAGCCAGTTGTTTGGCATTCTCGAACTTTTTAAATTCGTCTGTTATGACAATACATTTAGCCGCAGTAACAGTACCAACTCCGGGAATAGAGGTGATGTTGTCAAAGAGTGATTTGAGCTGAGGATCAGAATCAATGAGTTCTTTAATCTGCTTTTCGAGGGTTTGCAAATCAGTTTCGACTCCTTTGAGCGTATGAGCAGAGTATTTTTTTGTGTCTTTTGTGAGGGTTTTATTAGCTTCACAAGACTTCTGCTCATTCAAGGCAGTCAGACAAATTTGGCGTACTTTTACTAACCTGTCACGAATGTCAAGCAGATTGTCCAATTGATCAATTATAGCCCTGGGAGGCACATAAAGCTTGATTTCATCGCGATTTTTATAAGCATAACGAGCAATACGCTGGGCATCAATGATGTCATTCTTGCCTCTGACATCGCCCA
Above is a window of Runella slithyformis DSM 19594 DNA encoding:
- a CDS encoding IS110 family transposase produces the protein METQYFIGIDISKESLNWAVCSSNKIILEHVSGNDIKSITKTVVSLQRQLNFKLGSAVFCMEHTGIYHTRLLKYLLSRKAAIWLESGSQIKYSMGDVRGKNDIIDAQRIARYAYKNRDEIKLYVPPRAIIDQLDNLLDIRDRLVKVRQICLTALNEQKSCEANKTLTKDTKKYSAHTLKGVETDLQTLEKQIKELIDSDPQLKSLFDNITSIPGVGTVTAAKCIVITDEFKKFENAKQLACHAGVVPFENSSGSSLHSKPKVSKKAHKGIKSTLSNCVMSAMRYNTHFKAYYERKLKEGKNKFTVFNAMKNKLVRLIFSLAKQGKKYDENYTYSLV